The Terriglobus tenax genome contains a region encoding:
- a CDS encoding flavin monoamine oxidase family protein, giving the protein MEFDVLIIGAGMAGLTAARSLAESGVRVALLEASSRVGGRILTVREGEEIVELGAEFVHGKPPELWRLIEEAGLETFELEGDNLTFEGQRLQQGEDMGENFSAMEQFEDWQKPDLSFAAFLAQHPEIDDAARQQLIGFVEGFNAADHHDISVLSLGLQQKAEEEIEGDRLFRVRAGYDLVPQHQLARAQAAGAHLYLETSVESMDWQPHRVTLQAQQHERPVCFTGQQVIVAVPLGVLKSGSISFSPQPPALRHATGLCMGQARRFTLIFRERFWQSDPALANLSFFFARDAMPPVWWTAHPANSHTLTAWVGGPRAHQLSGLTPANLAELACVQLATIFARPVEQIRAQLLHCLAHDWQRDPCALGAYSYVSVGGAEASLRMSEPAQGTVYFAGEHTDTTGHWGTVHAAVRSGIRAARQVLDDRDNHIVA; this is encoded by the coding sequence ATGGAATTCGATGTCCTGATCATCGGCGCCGGCATGGCCGGACTCACCGCGGCCCGCTCACTGGCGGAGTCTGGTGTCCGGGTCGCGTTGCTCGAGGCCTCCTCGCGCGTCGGCGGTCGCATCCTCACCGTGCGTGAGGGAGAGGAGATTGTCGAACTCGGAGCCGAGTTCGTGCATGGCAAACCACCCGAACTCTGGCGGCTTATCGAAGAGGCAGGGCTCGAGACCTTCGAACTGGAGGGGGACAACCTCACCTTCGAAGGTCAGCGTCTGCAGCAGGGTGAAGACATGGGCGAGAATTTCTCCGCCATGGAACAGTTCGAAGACTGGCAGAAGCCCGATCTTTCCTTCGCTGCCTTCCTCGCGCAGCATCCTGAGATTGACGATGCGGCCCGCCAGCAGCTCATCGGCTTCGTCGAAGGCTTCAATGCCGCCGACCATCATGACATCTCCGTTCTCTCGCTTGGCCTTCAACAGAAAGCGGAGGAAGAGATTGAAGGCGACCGCCTCTTCCGTGTCCGCGCAGGATACGACCTGGTGCCGCAGCATCAGCTTGCCCGTGCCCAGGCAGCGGGAGCGCATCTGTACCTGGAAACATCGGTCGAAAGTATGGACTGGCAGCCACACCGCGTCACCCTGCAGGCCCAGCAGCACGAGCGGCCCGTGTGCTTTACCGGGCAGCAGGTCATTGTGGCCGTGCCTCTCGGCGTGCTGAAGTCCGGCAGCATCTCCTTCTCTCCTCAGCCGCCCGCTCTACGTCATGCCACGGGGCTTTGCATGGGCCAGGCACGCCGTTTCACCCTCATCTTCCGGGAGCGCTTCTGGCAGAGCGATCCCGCACTGGCGAATCTCAGCTTCTTCTTCGCGCGCGATGCCATGCCGCCGGTCTGGTGGACGGCGCATCCTGCCAACAGCCATACGTTGACCGCCTGGGTCGGTGGCCCTCGCGCGCATCAGCTCAGCGGGCTTACGCCGGCCAACCTTGCCGAACTTGCCTGTGTGCAGCTTGCCACCATCTTTGCGCGGCCGGTGGAGCAGATTCGCGCCCAGCTTCTGCACTGTCTCGCGCATGACTGGCAACGCGATCCCTGTGCTCTCGGAGCCTACAGCTACGTCTCTGTGGGCGGAGCAGAGGCGTCCCTGCGCATGAGCGAACCCGCGCAGGGTACCGTCTACTTTGCCGGAGAACATACGGATACCACTGGCCACTGGGGCACGGTGCACGCGGCTGTTCGCAGTGGCATACGCGCGGCCCGCCAGGTTCTGGACGACCGTGACAACCACATCGTTGCCTAA
- a CDS encoding chloride channel protein, with the protein MPETGKKLLAWVALAAGIGVLAGLASALLIVALNWANATRESHHWLLAGLPLAGFAVGWLYWRYGGRAAGGNNLILEEIHTPTEAVPLRMAPLVLLGTVLTHLFGGSAGREGTAVQMGASLADWLAGLFGQKQMRRVALMAGIAGGFGGVFGTPWTGAIFGVEVLAVGWVGWNSVLEGLGPCLIASFAGDLTVHLMGVHHTEYHIGAAPALVPIHWVWAAVAGVVFGLIARLFSTLHHGLSHLFKKMLAYPPMRPLVGGTLVALLIWGLRAWQFAGLGVPGILASFDGQQPWWVWAAKLGLTALTLGAGFKGGEVTPLFFMGAAAGSTMAGLVPLSVGVLAAMGFAAVFSAAANTPLAGVVMAMELFGGRVGALAGLACVTAYLFSGPVGIYSSQLPIMVRWKMWMEKK; encoded by the coding sequence GTGCCTGAAACTGGAAAGAAGCTGCTGGCCTGGGTTGCACTAGCTGCCGGAATTGGTGTGTTGGCCGGGCTTGCCTCGGCGCTCCTGATTGTTGCCCTGAACTGGGCGAATGCGACGCGTGAGAGCCACCACTGGCTGCTGGCTGGGTTGCCTTTGGCGGGTTTTGCCGTGGGCTGGCTGTACTGGCGCTACGGCGGACGAGCAGCCGGCGGCAACAACCTGATCCTGGAAGAAATTCATACACCCACGGAAGCTGTGCCGTTGCGCATGGCTCCGCTGGTGTTGCTGGGCACGGTGCTGACACACCTGTTTGGCGGAAGCGCGGGCCGCGAGGGCACGGCGGTGCAGATGGGCGCTTCCCTGGCGGACTGGCTCGCGGGACTGTTCGGCCAGAAGCAGATGCGGCGTGTCGCCCTGATGGCCGGTATCGCGGGCGGCTTCGGGGGTGTGTTCGGGACACCGTGGACGGGTGCGATCTTTGGGGTGGAAGTACTGGCCGTGGGCTGGGTTGGCTGGAATTCCGTGCTGGAAGGTCTGGGCCCGTGCCTGATTGCCTCGTTCGCGGGAGACCTGACCGTTCACCTGATGGGCGTGCACCACACGGAATACCACATTGGCGCGGCCCCCGCTCTGGTCCCCATCCATTGGGTGTGGGCCGCGGTTGCGGGCGTGGTCTTCGGATTGATTGCGCGGCTGTTCTCCACGCTGCATCATGGGCTGTCACACCTGTTCAAGAAGATGCTTGCTTATCCGCCGATGCGGCCGCTGGTGGGCGGAACCCTGGTAGCCCTGCTGATCTGGGGCCTGCGTGCGTGGCAGTTTGCGGGCCTTGGCGTACCGGGCATTCTGGCTTCATTCGACGGACAGCAGCCATGGTGGGTATGGGCGGCAAAGCTTGGACTTACCGCACTCACTCTCGGCGCTGGCTTCAAAGGCGGCGAGGTGACGCCGCTGTTCTTCATGGGCGCGGCAGCGGGCAGCACCATGGCGGGGCTGGTTCCGCTGAGCGTGGGTGTGCTGGCGGCGATGGGATTTGCCGCAGTGTTCTCGGCGGCGGCGAATACGCCGCTGGCCGGTGTGGTGATGGCGATGGAGCTGTTCGGAGGACGCGTTGGTGCACTGGCAGGGTTGGCGTGCGTGACAGCGTATCTGTTCTCCGGGCCGGTGGGCATCTACTCGTCGCAGTTGCCGATTATGGTGCGGTGGAAGATGTGGATGGAGAAAAAATAG
- a CDS encoding VWA domain-containing protein: MFKNLQRGISIAFLFFACGTFMAAQQQPAPAQPQQQPTAPGEESPADVPIIRGTGAREVNQIFTVTDKKGKFITGLRQQDFGLLDDGKQPERVIRFTQQTNLPLRVGIMLDTSSSIRQRFEFEQQAAVEFFLQVLHRQDMAFVEGFDVQLDLEQGFTNNIDLLNQGIHKLRPGGGTALFDNLYTTCRDQMLMQGSGYRKAIIMVTDGDDNYSHALMTDAIKMCQRAETMVYSISTNVSPTKDKGDDILKAISEATGGRAFYPTRIEEVSNGFRSIEEELRSQYSLEYVPADFKADGSFRTIYLQALDPRFKVRARKGYFAPRQ, translated from the coding sequence ATGTTTAAGAATCTTCAGCGCGGTATCTCGATTGCGTTTCTTTTCTTTGCGTGCGGCACCTTTATGGCCGCGCAGCAGCAGCCTGCGCCTGCGCAGCCTCAGCAGCAGCCAACCGCGCCAGGCGAGGAGTCACCCGCCGATGTGCCGATTATCCGCGGTACGGGCGCGCGCGAGGTCAACCAGATCTTTACGGTGACGGATAAGAAGGGCAAGTTCATCACCGGCCTGCGCCAGCAGGACTTTGGCCTGCTGGACGACGGCAAACAGCCGGAGCGCGTGATCCGCTTTACGCAGCAGACCAATCTGCCGCTGCGCGTGGGCATCATGCTGGACACATCCAGCTCCATTCGCCAGCGCTTCGAGTTCGAACAGCAGGCCGCGGTGGAGTTCTTTCTGCAGGTGCTGCACCGCCAGGACATGGCCTTCGTGGAAGGCTTCGATGTGCAACTGGACCTGGAACAGGGCTTTACCAACAACATTGATCTGCTGAACCAGGGTATTCATAAGCTGCGCCCCGGCGGCGGTACGGCGTTGTTCGATAACCTGTACACCACGTGCCGCGACCAGATGTTGATGCAGGGCTCGGGCTACCGCAAGGCCATCATCATGGTGACCGACGGCGACGACAACTACAGCCATGCGCTGATGACGGACGCCATCAAGATGTGCCAGCGTGCGGAGACGATGGTCTACAGCATCAGCACGAATGTGAGCCCTACCAAGGACAAGGGCGACGACATTCTGAAGGCAATCAGCGAAGCGACCGGTGGCCGCGCGTTTTATCCGACGCGCATCGAAGAGGTCTCTAACGGGTTCCGCTCGATTGAAGAGGAGCTGCGCAGCCAGTACTCGCTGGAATACGTTCCGGCGGACTTCAAGGCAGATGGCTCCTTCCGTACGATTTATCTGCAGGCCCTGGACCCGCGGTTCAAGGTCCGCGCGCGTAAAGGTTACTTTGCTCCGCGTCAATAA
- a CDS encoding RluA family pseudouridine synthase, with protein sequence MPSKNMIRKGKRRQTVKHEYRIARDAARAAGLEPGIDPESVAVPEGYLAPIPERVVPQLDEEELESEDGVRSFAADSAAEGMRLDAYLAKAIPEISRSRVQLLAENGQISVDGEKAKSSLKLKGGEQISIEGEPRPLPLKAFAEDIPLEIVHEDKDLAVINKPAGMMVHAGAGATEEARNHGTLVNALLGHFGRMSEVGGAERPGIVHRLDKMTSGLIIVAKNDLAHRRLSEMFAAHDLEKVYVTLVQGWIRKDKFTIHMPVARDLVHRTRMTTLRKDGREAVSHVQVLERIEGRFGRFTLAEVKIETGRTHQIRVHMQSISHPVVGDTLYGAAGALKDKATDETIPLERNFLHAWRLVFRHPMTGKKLELEAQLPPELAEIADLVNS encoded by the coding sequence ATGCCATCGAAGAACATGATCCGCAAGGGAAAGCGTCGCCAGACGGTGAAGCATGAGTACCGCATAGCGCGTGATGCCGCACGGGCCGCAGGGCTGGAACCTGGAATCGATCCGGAGAGCGTCGCAGTCCCGGAAGGCTATCTTGCGCCCATTCCGGAGCGCGTGGTTCCGCAACTGGACGAGGAAGAGCTGGAGTCCGAGGACGGCGTGCGGAGCTTTGCCGCCGACTCCGCAGCGGAAGGCATGCGGCTGGATGCGTACCTGGCCAAGGCGATTCCCGAGATCTCCCGTTCGCGCGTGCAACTGCTGGCGGAGAACGGACAGATCTCCGTGGATGGAGAGAAAGCCAAAAGCAGCCTGAAGCTGAAGGGCGGCGAACAGATCAGCATCGAGGGAGAACCGCGCCCGCTGCCTCTGAAGGCATTTGCGGAAGATATTCCTCTGGAGATTGTGCACGAGGACAAGGACCTTGCGGTCATCAATAAGCCTGCTGGCATGATGGTGCATGCCGGGGCTGGAGCAACCGAGGAAGCGCGCAACCACGGAACGCTGGTGAACGCCCTGCTGGGTCACTTTGGCAGGATGAGCGAGGTTGGCGGAGCGGAGCGGCCGGGCATTGTGCACCGTCTGGACAAGATGACCAGCGGGCTGATCATCGTCGCCAAGAACGACCTGGCACACCGCAGGCTGTCGGAGATGTTCGCGGCGCACGACCTGGAGAAGGTTTACGTCACACTGGTGCAGGGATGGATCCGCAAGGACAAGTTCACCATCCACATGCCGGTGGCGCGCGACCTGGTGCATCGCACACGCATGACCACCCTGCGCAAGGATGGCCGCGAGGCTGTGAGCCATGTGCAGGTGCTGGAGCGGATTGAGGGCCGGTTTGGCCGGTTCACGCTGGCCGAGGTCAAAATTGAGACCGGCAGGACGCACCAGATCCGCGTTCACATGCAGAGCATCAGCCACCCGGTGGTAGGCGACACGCTGTACGGCGCCGCCGGAGCTCTGAAAGACAAGGCCACCGACGAAACCATTCCGCTGGAGAGAAACTTCCTGCATGCGTGGCGGCTGGTCTTCCGGCACCCGATGACGGGCAAAAAGCTGGAGCTTGAGGCCCAGCTTCCGCCGGAACTGGCGGAGATTGCGGATCTCGTCAACAGCTAG
- a CDS encoding prolipoprotein diacylglyceryl transferase, with the protein MHPWLVRWGKFGLPTHGACVALGIVAAMALGQRVARRSGVDANKFWDLGFFAVVTVFVLSRLELVLVNWKTFIQAPLVVLALPSVSTLGLLLTGVVCLVYMHRNGMPVLKTLDAVGICVTLLLVFVHLGDFFSGDDVGLATLSLPGRLQRGPGIYAVIGLHPVSLYAAFASLLVLAVLLWFLPRRGRAGEVFGLALGLGAVARFWVDCYRMETIFEIATPFGLNPDQVVMVAVMLLAAAFWIEWRKRNTKAAKAATEVEGLRHG; encoded by the coding sequence ATGCATCCGTGGCTTGTTCGGTGGGGAAAGTTCGGTCTGCCGACGCATGGCGCGTGCGTGGCGCTTGGCATTGTGGCCGCCATGGCGCTGGGGCAGCGCGTGGCGAGGCGCTCGGGTGTCGACGCGAATAAGTTCTGGGATCTTGGCTTCTTTGCCGTAGTGACGGTATTTGTGCTGTCCCGGCTGGAGCTGGTGCTGGTGAACTGGAAGACCTTTATCCAGGCTCCCCTTGTGGTACTGGCACTTCCGAGCGTGAGCACGCTGGGCCTGCTGCTGACTGGCGTGGTGTGCCTGGTTTATATGCATCGCAATGGAATGCCGGTGCTGAAGACGCTGGATGCCGTGGGCATCTGCGTGACGCTGCTGCTGGTGTTTGTGCACCTCGGCGATTTCTTTTCCGGCGATGATGTGGGCCTTGCCACACTGAGCCTGCCCGGCAGGCTGCAGCGCGGACCAGGGATCTATGCGGTGATTGGCCTGCACCCGGTATCGCTGTATGCCGCGTTTGCTTCCCTGCTGGTTCTTGCCGTGCTGCTGTGGTTTCTGCCCCGGCGCGGGCGCGCGGGAGAGGTCTTCGGGCTGGCGCTGGGACTTGGAGCGGTGGCGCGCTTCTGGGTGGATTGTTATCGCATGGAAACGATCTTTGAGATTGCCACTCCGTTCGGGTTGAATCCTGACCAGGTGGTGATGGTGGCAGTCATGCTGCTGGCCGCGGCGTTCTGGATCGAGTGGCGCAAGAGGAATACCAAAGCGGCGAAAGCCGCGACTGAAGTGGAAGGATTGCGGCACGGCTAA
- a CDS encoding lamin tail domain-containing protein — MCLLAASTGLVAQANHVVISAVYGGGGNTGAALKNDYIELFNPTSASVDLSAYKILYGSASGTWTPYTITFPGASTIAPNSYFLIQAAAGTCTGAGSCTTTAPAPDATSTAALSGAAGIVALIPSTASAPSNTVCPTGYLDLVGYGNAASGSNHAVCYEGAAAAPTLSNTTAANRIDPYNDSNNNGADFTSGSPNPHNSGNPPPPVTPTVLAIHTLLGSRPYNPSTIQVSPYAGQLVTVTGVVIGIGNSGYFIEAQDSAQDGDPSTPEGVYVFTNSAPGSSTIAIGNLVSVTGSVATYPAATASHTPATELTGSTATLVTAGVALPTPIALTASTLTPSGGIYQMARYEGMRVTFPNLVSISGTDGSITEATATTTSNGQFFATYPDYPRPVREPGIDIRDAVVPNTPANVARFDDNPERILIDTKFLGGTPVDIPANTVVMGLSGIVDMTYSSDSYYDPARILVDSTYTFSGYTQASTTQYAVGGGTGKFSVASYNVERMFNTDSTDNKYYDPVSQTVKTSSAVNLTPAAFDARITKIARGILVNLNAPDIVGLAEIENQGVAAAISAKISSLASSLSLPDPAYAAYGVSAANGTYTSDVGGISTGFLVKPSTVSVTSTQQMGQNETFNSPTDQSVTTLNDRPAFVLKGGIIRGAGVANYPITVIINHLRSLSGISDASNYTRYKKELQAESLAKIIQAAQTNGEHVISVGDYNAFQFSDGYTDTMGTVTGRILPADQVVQPGVLITNPAATDLSTINTNEYSYSYLGNTQSLDHVVVTSNLMPQLSSFMGVNINADYPISLHGDSTTAFSTSDHDPVIAYFSTPSPVASATITPTSLTFGATLVGATSSGQQVVLTNTGERAINLANVTVTGPFAYSTTCDTVGAPVGGTCNVNVTFKPTTGGANTGTMTLYTNGGPTFSVQLAGTGVADFSVAGNTGTNVSLTVTAGSTATLPLTFSSVGGFTGTIAVSCALVKPAPGVVCNTPANFTLAGTTTQNVTFTTTTRNVGSGVAMSGRSGLSLALSLGLAGVMMLFAGRTRRFARHAGLLLVLLGVSFAATGCGNSSASTNPYGTPVGAYNYTVTSTSGTLSHSVTVTLNVQ, encoded by the coding sequence GTGTGTCTCCTTGCTGCCTCCACCGGTCTTGTAGCGCAGGCCAATCACGTCGTTATCTCAGCCGTGTATGGCGGCGGTGGCAACACCGGAGCCGCGCTGAAGAACGACTACATTGAGCTCTTCAACCCGACCTCGGCAAGTGTAGACCTGTCTGCCTACAAAATCCTCTATGGATCAGCGTCTGGCACATGGACCCCCTATACCATCACCTTCCCGGGTGCCTCGACCATCGCGCCGAACTCCTACTTCCTGATTCAGGCAGCTGCTGGCACCTGCACCGGAGCCGGAAGCTGCACCACCACGGCGCCTGCTCCCGACGCCACGTCGACCGCGGCTCTCAGCGGCGCCGCCGGTATCGTTGCTCTGATTCCTTCAACCGCCAGTGCTCCAAGCAATACCGTTTGCCCCACGGGCTATCTCGACCTGGTGGGATACGGCAACGCGGCTTCCGGCAGCAACCACGCGGTGTGCTATGAAGGAGCAGCGGCCGCTCCCACCCTTTCCAACACTACTGCTGCCAATCGTATTGACCCGTATAACGACAGCAACAACAATGGCGCGGATTTCACCTCGGGTTCCCCGAATCCACACAACTCCGGCAATCCGCCACCTCCGGTCACTCCCACCGTACTCGCCATCCATACGCTGCTTGGCAGCCGTCCCTACAATCCCAGCACCATTCAGGTTTCGCCGTATGCCGGCCAGTTGGTGACCGTGACCGGCGTTGTGATTGGAATCGGTAACAGTGGCTACTTCATTGAAGCCCAGGATTCGGCCCAGGATGGGGATCCTTCCACTCCGGAAGGTGTGTATGTCTTTACCAATAGCGCCCCGGGCAGTTCGACCATTGCCATTGGAAACCTGGTCTCCGTTACAGGATCGGTCGCAACCTACCCAGCCGCAACGGCCAGCCATACACCTGCTACGGAACTGACCGGCTCCACGGCGACTCTTGTCACCGCAGGCGTTGCGCTGCCCACGCCCATTGCTCTCACTGCCTCGACCCTCACGCCTTCCGGCGGCATCTACCAGATGGCGCGTTACGAAGGCATGCGCGTTACCTTCCCCAACCTGGTCAGCATCAGCGGAACCGATGGCAGCATTACAGAAGCCACCGCGACCACGACCTCGAACGGTCAGTTCTTCGCTACCTACCCTGACTACCCGCGTCCTGTCCGCGAACCCGGCATCGACATCCGCGACGCCGTTGTGCCCAATACTCCGGCCAACGTCGCCCGCTTTGATGACAACCCGGAGCGCATCCTCATCGATACGAAGTTTCTCGGCGGTACGCCCGTGGATATCCCTGCCAATACGGTTGTGATGGGCCTGTCGGGCATCGTCGACATGACCTATAGCTCGGATTCCTACTACGATCCGGCTCGCATCCTGGTTGACAGCACCTACACCTTCTCCGGCTACACGCAGGCAAGCACAACGCAGTATGCCGTCGGTGGTGGAACGGGTAAGTTCTCGGTCGCTTCGTACAACGTTGAACGCATGTTCAATACCGATTCGACGGACAACAAGTACTACGATCCGGTCTCGCAGACGGTAAAGACCTCGTCCGCGGTCAACCTGACGCCAGCGGCGTTCGATGCACGCATCACCAAGATCGCGCGCGGCATCCTCGTCAACCTGAATGCTCCGGATATCGTCGGCCTGGCCGAGATTGAAAACCAGGGGGTCGCTGCGGCCATCTCTGCCAAGATCAGCTCGCTGGCCTCAAGCCTCAGCCTTCCCGATCCGGCGTATGCCGCCTATGGCGTCTCTGCAGCGAACGGCACGTACACCTCCGATGTGGGCGGTATTTCTACCGGCTTTCTCGTCAAGCCCTCGACCGTCAGCGTTACCAGCACGCAGCAGATGGGCCAGAACGAGACCTTCAACAGCCCGACCGATCAATCGGTAACAACTCTGAATGATCGTCCGGCCTTTGTTCTGAAGGGTGGCATCATCCGTGGTGCAGGCGTAGCCAACTACCCCATCACGGTCATCATCAATCACCTGCGCTCGCTCTCCGGTATCTCGGACGCGAGCAACTACACCCGCTACAAGAAAGAACTGCAGGCCGAGTCGCTGGCAAAGATCATTCAGGCAGCGCAGACCAACGGTGAGCATGTCATCTCCGTTGGCGATTACAACGCCTTCCAGTTCTCTGACGGTTATACCGACACCATGGGAACGGTCACCGGCCGTATCCTTCCTGCTGACCAGGTTGTACAGCCCGGCGTGCTGATCACCAATCCGGCGGCAACCGATCTATCCACCATCAACACCAATGAATATTCGTACAGCTACCTCGGCAATACCCAGTCGCTGGATCACGTTGTGGTCACCAGCAACCTGATGCCGCAGCTCAGCTCGTTCATGGGTGTCAACATCAACGCGGACTATCCCATCAGCCTCCACGGTGACTCGACGACGGCCTTCTCTACCTCTGACCACGATCCCGTCATCGCCTACTTCAGCACGCCGTCTCCAGTGGCGAGTGCGACCATCACGCCCACCTCACTGACCTTTGGAGCGACGCTTGTCGGCGCGACATCTTCTGGTCAGCAGGTTGTGTTGACCAATACCGGTGAGCGCGCGATCAACCTTGCGAATGTCACCGTAACCGGTCCCTTCGCTTACTCCACCACCTGCGATACGGTCGGCGCGCCAGTCGGCGGTACCTGCAATGTGAATGTCACCTTCAAGCCAACAACCGGCGGCGCCAACACCGGTACGATGACGCTCTACACCAACGGCGGGCCCACCTTCAGTGTGCAGCTTGCCGGTACCGGTGTTGCTGACTTCAGCGTGGCCGGCAACACGGGCACCAATGTCTCGCTGACGGTCACGGCCGGCAGCACGGCAACTCTGCCGCTCACCTTTAGTTCTGTGGGTGGCTTCACCGGGACCATCGCTGTCAGCTGTGCGCTCGTCAAGCCTGCTCCGGGTGTGGTGTGCAATACGCCGGCCAACTTCACCCTGGCAGGAACCACAACGCAGAATGTGACCTTCACGACCACTACGCGGAACGTCGGCAGCGGCGTTGCCATGAGTGGACGTTCCGGTCTGTCGCTTGCGCTGAGCCTGGGCCTTGCCGGTGTGATGATGTTGTTCGCTGGACGCACGCGTCGCTTCGCCCGCCATGCCGGCCTGTTGCTGGTGTTGCTGGGTGTAAGCTTCGCTGCAACCGGCTGTGGCAACAGCTCTGCCAGCACTAACCCATACGGCACGCCTGTTGGCGCATACAACTATACGGTGACATCCACAAGCGGTACACTGTCGCATTCCGTCACCGTTACCCTCAACGTTCAGTAA
- a CDS encoding sialidase family protein, producing MRLRHLVSAAVLAVSLLPAAAQSINEFIFQPGSTSFPESHASTIVELKDHTMMASWFGGTKEGDNDVAIWGAFRSAQGWSKPVELAREPNIPCWNPVLFHTKDGVLWLYYKYGKAPAEWAAARMYSNDEGKTWSKVEKLPAGLIGPVRAKPLVLTDGTIVAGSSIESAAGWAVWIERSTNGGKTWAKIGPIVVPDSLDVPSEESKAAQALGNVAKGEGVNGTDEKLYPPPTKNIGIIQPAIVDMGNKHLRLYARSHSQASRIAVADSNDNGVTWTEAHYIDLPNPSSGIDAVRLKDGRVVLIYNHSYNRRSPINLAVSTDGEHFRNFKVLEQGPSQYSYPAMIVDSNGDLEITYTYRRLTIRYMKVLASEIPKN from the coding sequence TTGCGACTGCGCCATCTTGTCTCCGCTGCCGTTCTTGCCGTCTCGCTTCTTCCGGCTGCCGCCCAGAGCATCAACGAATTTATCTTTCAGCCCGGCTCCACCAGCTTTCCAGAGAGCCATGCCTCCACCATCGTGGAGTTGAAAGACCACACGATGATGGCCTCTTGGTTTGGCGGCACCAAGGAGGGCGATAACGATGTCGCCATCTGGGGAGCCTTCCGCTCCGCCCAGGGATGGAGCAAGCCGGTTGAGCTTGCACGCGAGCCCAATATTCCCTGCTGGAACCCGGTGCTGTTCCATACCAAGGATGGCGTGCTGTGGCTGTACTACAAGTACGGCAAGGCCCCGGCGGAGTGGGCTGCCGCCCGCATGTACAGCAACGACGAAGGCAAGACCTGGTCGAAGGTGGAGAAACTGCCGGCGGGCCTGATTGGTCCGGTGCGCGCCAAGCCGCTGGTCCTGACCGACGGCACCATCGTCGCGGGAAGCTCGATTGAGAGCGCCGCCGGATGGGCGGTGTGGATCGAGCGCTCCACCAATGGCGGAAAGACATGGGCGAAGATTGGGCCAATTGTCGTGCCCGATTCACTGGATGTGCCTTCTGAAGAATCAAAGGCCGCACAGGCTCTGGGCAACGTGGCCAAGGGTGAAGGCGTGAACGGCACCGATGAGAAGCTGTACCCGCCACCAACGAAGAACATCGGCATTATTCAACCGGCAATTGTGGACATGGGCAACAAGCATCTTCGCCTGTATGCGCGCAGCCATAGCCAGGCCTCTCGCATTGCGGTGGCGGATTCCAACGATAACGGTGTGACCTGGACCGAGGCACACTACATCGACCTGCCAAACCCCAGCTCCGGCATTGATGCTGTGCGGTTGAAGGACGGTCGCGTGGTGTTGATCTATAACCACAGCTATAACCGTCGCTCGCCCATCAACCTGGCGGTGAGCACCGATGGCGAACACTTCCGCAACTTCAAGGTGTTGGAACAGGGCCCGTCGCAGTACAGCTATCCTGCGATGATTGTCGACTCGAACGGCGACCTTGAGATCACCTACACCTATCGCCGCCTGACTATTCGTTACATGAAGGTGCTGGCCAGCGAGATTCCGAAGAACTAA
- a CDS encoding diguanylate cyclase: MRILIADDDAVSRRLFERILTQSGYEVLSVADGRSALDALMQKDGPRMALLDWMMPGLDGPEVCRQLRERQDASYVYITLLTSRHDRTDVIQGLEAGADDYLIKPCNPEELKARLRTGLRILTLEDKLVEAREEMRQRATHDTLTGLFNRGAILTHLTAEIARCRREGKPLSLLMCDVDHFKQVNDLHGHLVGDQVLRQTSVRLRQAARPYDGVGRYGGEEFVIVLGGCDADNLQIRAEQILETIRSTPFETSSGPLHITLSAGAFTMDSLEWGGDVEFLLGRADTALYRAKMDGRDCARFAEHLSTNDGESIGLPTVS; this comes from the coding sequence GTGAGGATCCTGATCGCCGACGATGATGCCGTATCGCGCCGCCTGTTTGAGCGAATACTGACGCAGAGCGGCTATGAGGTTCTGTCGGTTGCGGATGGCCGCAGCGCACTGGATGCCCTGATGCAGAAGGACGGGCCACGGATGGCCCTGCTGGACTGGATGATGCCGGGCCTGGACGGTCCGGAGGTCTGCCGCCAGTTGCGGGAGCGGCAGGATGCTTCCTACGTCTACATCACGTTGCTGACCTCGCGGCACGATCGCACGGACGTCATCCAGGGACTGGAAGCCGGGGCGGATGATTACCTGATCAAGCCATGCAATCCGGAAGAGCTGAAGGCGCGGCTGCGGACGGGACTGCGCATTCTGACCCTGGAAGACAAGCTGGTGGAAGCGCGTGAGGAGATGCGGCAACGCGCTACCCATGACACGCTGACCGGGCTGTTCAACCGCGGAGCCATCCTGACACACCTGACGGCAGAAATAGCCAGATGCCGCCGCGAAGGCAAGCCGCTTTCTCTGCTGATGTGCGATGTAGACCACTTCAAGCAGGTGAACGATCTCCATGGCCACCTGGTGGGCGACCAGGTATTGCGTCAGACATCCGTGCGCCTGCGGCAGGCTGCGCGTCCCTATGACGGCGTGGGCCGCTACGGGGGCGAGGAATTCGTCATCGTGCTTGGCGGATGCGATGCGGACAACCTGCAGATTCGCGCAGAGCAGATACTGGAAACGATCCGAAGCACGCCGTTTGAGACATCCAGCGGCCCCCTGCACATTACCCTCAGCGCCGGCGCTTTTACGATGGACAGCCTGGAATGGGGCGGTGATGTGGAGTTTCTGCTGGGCCGCGCCGATACGGCTTTATACCGGGCGAAGATGGACGGGCGGGATTGTGCTCGATTTGCCGAACATTTGTCGACAAATGATGGTGAAAGTATCGGTCTCCCGACTGTATCCTGA